The following is a genomic window from Helicobacter sp. NHP19-003.
AAGCCTGCCTTGTTGCGTAATTCTCTTTTGAAGTCTAAGTTAATCATCACTTCCTTGCTGTTGGCAAAGGTGTCGATGAGTTGCTTTCTAATCACAATCCTACAGCCCTGTGTATCGAACTCGTAGGGGATTTTATCGATGGCGATTTCAAAGCGGGAGGGGGTTTTTTGTTGCAAAGCGTAGCGTTGATAAGGGGCGTTAATGTTGTGGTCTTTTTGCTTAGTTTGGGTGTACTCGTAGGTCTTGATGCGCCCTTCAATGTTGGTGATTTGGGTGGAGGAGTTGTTGAGTCTAAAGGTTTGGGTTTGTCTTTTGGTCAAAAAGACCTCGCCTTGCATGAACTTTTGGAGTTTATAGGAAAAAATGTCTAAATACAGCTTGCCATGCGATTCTTCAATGCCGACTTCCCGCCCACTCAAGGGGTAGTAGTTTTCTTGCGAGAACACCACTTTTTTAGATCCGCTTGTCTTTAATTTGACAATTTGCGTGGTTTTGGTTTGGGTTTGGGTGGGTGCGCTTGCCCTTGAAGTTTGTAAGTGGTTGTGGTTGACCGTGTTTGTGATGTCTTCTTTGTAGTTGAAGTTGTAGTTGATGGGGGCACCGCCATTTGGGGGTTGCCCGCACCCCACAAACGCCCCCAAGCAACACGCTAAAAACAAGCCCCCCCTTTGCGCCCAAATCCGCTCCATAAAAACCCTTTTTACAGCGCTAAACCCCTACACCAGGGATACAAGCGTTCTTTAAGTCAAATGCTACTAATATCGCCCCATCTGGTGGGTTTTTAACCCCAAAGCAAACGAATATCCATTTTATCATAATTTGGATTGTAAAAAGGCGGGCTAGAAGCGATGAAAGGTTTACAAATCTGTTGACACTTGTAACAAGAGCAAGGGGGGCGTGGTGCTTAAGATTGCCATTTTAGGCATGCCTAATGTCGGCAAAAGCTCTTTGTTTAATTGTTTTTTAAAAAGCCGCAGTGCGATCACCTCCAACATTGCCGGAACCACTAGGGACATTAAAAAACAAACCTTTTTGCTCGCCGGGCATGGCGTTGAGCTGTGGGACACGGGGGGCTTTGACCCCGCCCACATTTTTGGGGACAAAATCGCGTCTTTGAACATGGAGGCAGTGCAAAGCTGTGATTTGGTGTTGTATGTCGTGGATGGCAAAGTCCCCCCCCAAGATGCCGACAAACAGCACATTTTGGGTGTCCAAAAGCAAAATTGCCCCTGCTTTTTGTTGATCAACAAGGTGGACAACGACACAGAAGCTTTGAGTGCCTATGAGTTTGCTAGTTTGGGCGTGCAAGACATGTTCTTTGTGTCGGCTAGCCACAATCGGGGATTAGACAAACTCACACAAGCCATTTTAAGGC
Proteins encoded in this region:
- a CDS encoding cell surface protein gives rise to the protein MERIWAQRGGLFLACCLGAFVGCGQPPNGGAPINYNFNYKEDITNTVNHNHLQTSRASAPTQTQTKTTQIVKLKTSGSKKVVFSQENYYPLSGREVGIEESHGKLYLDIFSYKLQKFMQGEVFLTKRQTQTFRLNNSSTQITNIEGRIKTYEYTQTKQKDHNINAPYQRYALQQKTPSRFEIAIDKIPYEFDTQGCRIVIRKQLIDTFANSKEVMINLDFKRELRNKAGFDLFLECPW